A genome region from Dickeya dadantii NCPPB 898 includes the following:
- the uvrD gene encoding DNA helicase II, which translates to MDVSDLLDSLNDKQRDAVAATRSNMLVLAGAGSGKTRVLVHRIAWLLTVENCSPYSIMAVTFTNKAAAEMRHRIDQLLGTSQGGMWIGTFHGLAHRLLRAHHLDAGLPQDFQILDSEDQLRLLKRLVKALNLDEKQWPPRQAMWYINGKKDEGLRPQHIDSYGNPVEQTWLRIYQAYQEACDRAGLVDFAELLLRAHELWLNKPHILQHYRDRFSNILVDEFQDTNRIQYAWIRLLAGDSAKVMIVGDDDQSIYGWRGAQVENIQHFLRDFSDVTTIRLEQNYRSTANILNAANALIAHNGDRLGKNLWTDGIEGEPISLYCAFNELDEARFVVSRIKVWQEAGGALSECAILYRSNAQSRVLEEALLQQSLPYRIYGGMRFFERQEIKDALSYLRLMTNRNDDAAFERVVNTPTRGIGDRTLDVVRQTARDRQLTLWQSTRALLQEKVLAGRAAAALQRFLELVDALASDTADLPLHVQTDRVIRDSGLWSMYEQEKGEKGQARVENLEELVTATRQFSYQDEDQGLLPLQAFLSHAALEAGEGQADAYQDAVQLMTLHSAKGLEFPQVFVVGMEEGMFPSQMSLDEGGRLEEERRLAYVGVTRAMQKLTLTYAESRRLYGKETYHRPSRFIGELPPECVEEVRLRASISRPVNHQRLGTPISQSDTGYKLGQRVRHAKFGEGTIVNVEGSGDHCRIQVAFAGQGIKWLVAAYARLDTV; encoded by the coding sequence ATGGACGTATCTGACCTGCTCGACAGTCTGAATGATAAACAGCGTGACGCCGTGGCGGCGACGCGCAGCAACATGCTGGTGCTGGCTGGCGCAGGCAGTGGTAAAACCCGCGTGCTGGTGCATCGCATCGCCTGGTTGCTGACGGTGGAGAACTGCTCGCCCTATTCGATCATGGCAGTGACCTTTACCAACAAGGCGGCGGCGGAAATGCGTCACCGTATCGATCAACTGCTCGGCACCAGTCAGGGCGGGATGTGGATCGGCACGTTCCACGGGCTGGCGCACCGCCTGCTGCGCGCGCACCATCTGGATGCCGGCTTGCCACAGGATTTCCAGATTCTGGACAGCGAAGATCAGTTACGGCTGCTCAAACGTCTGGTCAAGGCGCTGAATCTGGATGAGAAGCAGTGGCCGCCCCGTCAGGCGATGTGGTACATCAACGGCAAGAAAGACGAAGGGCTGCGGCCACAGCATATCGACAGCTACGGCAACCCGGTGGAGCAAACCTGGCTACGCATCTATCAGGCTTATCAGGAAGCGTGCGATCGCGCCGGGCTGGTGGATTTCGCCGAATTACTGCTGCGCGCCCACGAACTGTGGCTCAACAAACCGCATATCCTGCAGCATTACCGCGACCGTTTTAGCAATATTCTGGTGGACGAATTCCAGGATACCAACCGTATTCAGTACGCCTGGATTCGCCTGCTGGCCGGCGACAGCGCCAAAGTGATGATCGTGGGCGACGACGACCAGTCGATCTACGGCTGGCGCGGCGCACAGGTGGAGAATATCCAACACTTCCTGCGGGATTTCAGCGACGTAACCACCATCCGTCTGGAACAGAATTACCGTTCCACCGCCAATATCCTCAATGCCGCCAACGCGCTGATTGCTCACAACGGTGACCGACTGGGCAAAAACCTGTGGACCGATGGCATCGAGGGCGAACCGATTTCGTTGTATTGCGCCTTTAACGAACTGGACGAGGCGCGGTTCGTGGTCAGCCGCATCAAGGTATGGCAGGAAGCGGGCGGGGCGCTCAGCGAATGCGCCATTCTTTATCGCAGCAACGCCCAGTCGCGCGTGCTGGAAGAGGCGCTGTTGCAGCAAAGCCTGCCGTACCGGATTTATGGCGGTATGCGCTTCTTCGAACGTCAGGAAATCAAGGACGCGTTGTCTTATCTGCGCCTGATGACCAACCGTAACGATGACGCCGCTTTTGAGCGAGTGGTCAACACGCCGACGCGCGGCATCGGCGATCGCACGTTGGACGTGGTGCGCCAGACTGCGCGCGACCGCCAGTTGACACTGTGGCAGTCCACGCGCGCGTTGTTGCAGGAAAAAGTGCTGGCCGGGCGCGCCGCCGCCGCGCTGCAACGTTTTCTGGAACTGGTGGATGCGCTCGCCAGCGATACCGCCGATTTACCGCTGCATGTGCAGACCGACCGGGTGATTCGCGATTCCGGGTTGTGGAGCATGTACGAGCAGGAAAAAGGCGAGAAGGGTCAGGCGCGGGTGGAAAACCTGGAAGAACTGGTGACGGCGACCCGCCAGTTCAGTTATCAGGACGAAGATCAGGGCTTGCTGCCGCTGCAGGCGTTTTTGTCTCACGCCGCGCTGGAGGCCGGCGAAGGGCAGGCGGACGCCTATCAGGACGCGGTGCAACTGATGACGCTGCACTCCGCCAAAGGTCTGGAATTCCCGCAGGTGTTTGTCGTCGGCATGGAAGAAGGAATGTTTCCCAGCCAGATGTCGCTGGATGAAGGGGGCCGTCTGGAAGAAGAGCGCCGGCTGGCCTACGTCGGCGTGACGCGCGCTATGCAGAAACTAACGCTCACCTACGCCGAAAGCCGCCGTCTGTACGGTAAGGAAACCTATCACCGCCCGTCGCGTTTTATCGGCGAACTGCCGCCGGAGTGCGTGGAAGAGGTGCGACTGCGCGCCAGCATCTCGCGTCCGGTTAATCATCAGCGGCTGGGAACGCCAATCAGCCAGAGCGATACCGGGTATAAGCTGGGGCAACGGGTGCGTCACGCCAAATTCGGCGAAGGCACCATTGTGAATGTGGAAGGCAGCGGCGATCACTGTCGGATCCAGGTGGCGTTTGCCGGTCAGGGCATCAAATGGCTGGTGGCCGCGTATGCTCGTCTGGATACGGTATAG
- the xerC gene encoding tyrosine recombinase XerC: protein MNPDSPLTAPAEAFLRYLRVERQLSPLTQSSYAHQLQVIIDLLSASGIADWQALDAAGVRAVVARGKRDGLNAASLAQRLSALRSFLDWLVGRGELNANPARSVPAPKAGRHLPKNMDVDEMSRLLEIDLSDPLAVRDRAMLEVMYGAGLRLAELVGLDCGHVDLDSGEVWVMGKGSKERKLPIGATAVTWLRNWLAIRDIYAPEDDAIFISSLGKRISMRNVQKRFAEWGVKQGVNSHVHPHKLRHSFATHMLESSGDLRAVQELLGHANLSTTQIYTHLDFQHLASVYDAAHPRARRGKS, encoded by the coding sequence ATGAACCCCGATTCCCCCCTAACGGCGCCAGCCGAAGCCTTTCTGCGTTATCTGCGGGTTGAGCGGCAACTGAGTCCGCTGACGCAAAGCAGCTATGCCCATCAGTTACAGGTAATTATCGACCTGTTGTCGGCGTCCGGCATTGCCGACTGGCAAGCGCTGGATGCCGCCGGCGTGCGAGCGGTGGTGGCGCGCGGCAAGCGCGATGGGCTGAACGCCGCCAGTCTGGCGCAGCGTTTGTCGGCATTGCGCAGCTTTCTTGACTGGCTGGTTGGTCGCGGTGAACTCAATGCTAATCCTGCACGCAGTGTGCCGGCGCCGAAAGCGGGTCGGCATCTGCCCAAAAACATGGATGTGGATGAAATGAGCCGCCTGTTGGAGATCGATCTCAGCGATCCGCTGGCGGTGCGCGATCGCGCCATGCTGGAAGTGATGTACGGCGCTGGGTTGCGTCTGGCGGAACTGGTCGGGCTGGACTGTGGTCACGTCGATCTGGACAGCGGCGAAGTCTGGGTGATGGGGAAAGGCAGTAAAGAGCGCAAACTGCCGATCGGCGCGACCGCCGTCACCTGGCTGCGTAACTGGCTGGCGATACGGGATATTTACGCGCCGGAAGACGACGCGATCTTTATCTCTAGCCTCGGTAAGCGTATTTCCATGCGCAACGTACAAAAGCGCTTTGCCGAATGGGGCGTCAAGCAGGGCGTGAACAGCCATGTTCACCCGCACAAGCTGCGGCACTCGTTTGCCACCCACATGCTGGAGTCCAGCGGCGACCTGCGCGCCGTGCAGGAACTACTGGGTCATGCTAACCTCTCCACCACCCAGATCTATACCCATCTGGACTTTCAACATCTGGCATCGGTGTACGATGCCGCGCACCCACGCGCCAGACGAGGTAAATCCTGA
- the yigB gene encoding 5-amino-6-(5-phospho-D-ribitylamino)uracil phosphatase YigB → MYFYRPLGRIEAITFDLDDTLYDNYEVIRRTEQESLRFLQNYHPGLRAFTSEGLRQLRQELLAQEPEIYHDVTHWRWRSVHLAMSRVGMSPDDAAAGADAVMAEFARWRSRIAVPQETHDTLRALGQRWPLVAITNGNADPHACGLGEYFQFILRAGPDGRSKPCDDMYQLAAERLNLPLHNLLHVGDDLTTDVAGAIRSGVQSCWINLRDGNLMQIHDSRLLPHVEIFSLASLTTLL, encoded by the coding sequence ATGTATTTTTATCGCCCACTTGGTCGGATTGAGGCCATCACGTTCGATTTGGACGATACCCTGTACGATAACTATGAAGTTATCCGGCGAACGGAGCAGGAGTCGTTACGGTTTTTGCAGAACTATCACCCTGGGTTGCGGGCGTTCACCAGCGAAGGCCTGCGTCAGCTGCGGCAGGAGTTGCTGGCGCAAGAGCCGGAGATTTATCACGACGTCACGCACTGGCGCTGGCGCTCCGTACATCTGGCGATGAGCCGGGTGGGGATGTCGCCGGACGACGCGGCCGCCGGCGCGGACGCTGTAATGGCGGAATTCGCCCGCTGGCGCAGCCGCATCGCCGTGCCGCAGGAAACCCACGACACATTGCGTGCGCTGGGGCAGCGTTGGCCGCTGGTGGCGATCACCAACGGCAATGCCGATCCGCACGCCTGCGGTCTTGGCGAATATTTTCAGTTTATTCTGCGTGCCGGCCCGGATGGCCGCTCAAAGCCTTGTGATGATATGTATCAGCTGGCCGCCGAACGGCTGAATTTACCGTTGCACAACCTGCTGCATGTGGGGGATGATCTGACCACCGACGTGGCCGGCGCGATTCGCAGCGGCGTACAATCCTGCTGGATTAACCTGCGTGACGGCAACCTGATGCAGATTCACGATTCCCGGCTGCTGCCGCATGTAGAAATTTTCAGCTTGGCATCGCTCACCACGTTGCTATAA
- a CDS encoding DUF484 domain-containing protein gives MKNMEEQAERQELTDDLVLQYLRQHPDFFIRHSHQTETMRIPHPVRGSVSLVEWQLARQRNRIQYLEEEIALLTEQATRNEELFSQLLQLQMTLSTAVSLQELLDRLHRWARKLGLSGAAIRLFADRWRIGAPSDFTHLALNRTMFEPLRIQRLGERHHYLGTLNGPELLLLLPQARQVGSVALSLMGKNGDLGLLIFSSRDSHHYQDGMGTDLLQHLATIIPVLLERWIERL, from the coding sequence ATGAAGAACATGGAAGAGCAGGCTGAACGTCAGGAGTTGACTGACGATCTGGTGTTGCAGTACCTGCGCCAGCATCCTGACTTTTTCATTCGTCATTCCCACCAGACTGAGACCATGCGTATTCCGCATCCGGTGCGTGGCAGCGTGTCGTTGGTGGAGTGGCAGCTCGCCCGCCAGCGCAACCGCATTCAGTATCTGGAAGAAGAGATCGCCTTGCTGACGGAACAGGCTACCCGCAATGAGGAACTGTTCAGCCAGTTGTTGCAATTGCAGATGACGCTCTCTACCGCCGTGTCGTTACAGGAGCTGCTCGACCGGCTGCACCGCTGGGCACGCAAACTGGGGCTGTCGGGTGCGGCTATCCGCCTGTTTGCCGATCGCTGGCGCATCGGCGCGCCTTCCGATTTTACCCATCTGGCGCTTAACCGTACGATGTTTGAACCGCTGCGTATCCAGCGGCTGGGCGAGCGGCATCATTATCTTGGTACGCTGAACGGCCCCGAACTGTTGCTGCTGTTGCCGCAGGCGCGCCAGGTCGGCTCGGTGGCGCTGTCGCTGATGGGAAAAAACGGCGATCTGGGATTGTTGATTTTCAGCAGCCGCGACAGCCACCACTATCAGGACGGCATGGGCACCGATCTGCTGCAACATCTGGCGACGATTATCCCGGTATTGCTGGAGCGATGGATTGAACGCTTATGA